A stretch of the Glycine soja cultivar W05 chromosome 13, ASM419377v2, whole genome shotgun sequence genome encodes the following:
- the LOC114381952 gene encoding RING-H2 finger protein ATL16-like, whose product MALNKNHSYNNKLGNEALPPIKTQAGTLQHPPQPASSDYAFPIFVIVVLSILATVLLLLSYFTFLTKYCSNWRQVNPMRWISILRARHEEDPFIAFSPAMWNRGLDESIIREIPTFQFIKGEEGEDQSVYGCVVCLTEFKEQDVLKVLPNCNHAFHLDCIDIWLQTNSNCPLCRSSISGNTHCPLDHIIAPSSSPQDSQLLSNMGSDEDFVVIELGGESGAVIPPVQQERNDSRGSLAHRNHTTRKCHHVSIMGDECIDIRKKDDQFLIQPIRRSFSMDSAHDRQTYLDAQVIIQQNRLQNEASASEDCNSRCRRAFFPFCYGKGSKNAVLPLENDV is encoded by the coding sequence ATGGCACTGAACAAGAACCACTCCTACAACAACAAGCTTGGTAATGAAGCTCTCCCACCCATCAAAACCCAGGCTGGAACACTCCAACACCCACCACAACCTGCTTCATCAGACTATGCTTTTCCCATATTTGTCATTGTTGTGCTCAGCATCTTGGCCACTGTTCTGTTGCTCCTCAGCTACTTCACTTTTCTAACCAAATACTGCTCAAACTGGCGCCAAGTTAACCCAATGAGATGGATTTCCATCCTTCGAGCTCGGCACGAAGAGGACCCCTTCATAGCATTCTCTCCTGCCATGTGGAACCGAGGGCTTGATGAGTCTATCATCAGAGAAATCCCAACTTTTCAGTTCATAAAAGGAGAAGAAGGTGAGGACCAAAGTGTATATGGTTGTGTGGTTTGTTTGACTGAGTTCAAGGAACAGGATGTGCTAAAAGTTCTTCCCAATTGCAACCATGCTTTTCATTTGGACTGCATTGACATTTGGCTTCAGACCAATTCCAATTGCCCACTTTGCAGATCAAGCATTTCAGGCAACACACACTGTCCATTGGACCACATCATAGCACCAAGTTCTTCTCCTCAGGATTCTCAGTTGCTCTCCAACATGGGTAGTGATGAAGATTTTGTGGTTATTGAACTTGGGGGAGAATCTGGAGCAGTGATACCACCGGTGCAACAAGAGAGGAATGACTCAAGGGGAAGCTTGGCACATAGAAACCACACTACAAGGAAGTGCCACCATGTTTCCATCATGGGAGATGAGTGTATTGATATCAGGAAGAAAGATGACCAGTTTCTGATTCAGCCTATTAGAAGATCTTTCTCAATGGATTCAGCACATGATAGACAAACTTACTTGGATGCTCAAGTCATTATACAACAAAATAGACTTCAGAATGAGGCTAGTGCTAGTGAGGATTGTAATAGCAGATGTCGAAGAGCATTCTTCCCGTTTTGCTATGGAAAGGGATCCAAAAATGCAGTTCTTCCTTTGGAGAATGATGTTTAA